The Diaminobutyricimonas aerilata nucleotide sequence CTTCTCGCGCTCGTAGTAGTCCGCTTCCGTGATGCCGTCGTTGCGGTTCAATACGCAATACGCGCCGTCGCCCGCGAGCATCCGGATGAGGTAGGACTCGAGGTCGAGGCAGACGGACTTGTTGAAGCGTTCGTCGAGCACCACGCGGAGAGTCGTCAGGTGTTGCTTCTCGGGGGAAGCGAGGTGTTGGCGCATGCGGCCGACAGCGTTCCGTGACTCGCCCACGTACACGTCATCGAGTGACTCCCGTGCCGTTCCGGGAATCGAGTTCGGCCCATCGAGGACGTACACGACGGGCCAATTGGTGTGCCGCGGATCCAGAGGGGCCCAGGACTCGATCCCGTTCAGCTCGAACCTGAGGCGTTCGACCTTAGAGCGCGTCATACTTCGTGCTGCGGCCGCGGGCCTTCTCGACGGGGTACTTCTCGCGCGTCTTCGCGAGCTTGTCGAGGATCAACTGGTTCGGATCCACGCCGAGTCGATCCGCGAGCAGCATGCAATAGGTGAGCACGTCCGCCAGCTCGTCCCGCACTCGGGCATCGTCGGCTGCGTCGCCCCATTGGAAGCACTCGAGCAACTCCCCGGACTCGATGGCGATGCTCTTGGCGAGGTTCTCAGGCGTATGGAATCGCTCCCAATCACGCTCGGCAACGAATGACGCGAGTTTGTCCCTCACGGTTCCATCCATCGCCTCAACGTAGCGGACGGCGGCCGGACGGACCGACTCGCAATTAACCAAGCTTCACCCACAACGCGCTGAGACGCACATGGCGGGAGCGGCTCAATCATGTGTGCCGCCGCTCGTCGCCCTGAGCCTGCGACGTAGACCAAGGTCAGGAGAGACGCCAGGGCATGCCGGGTTCCGCTGGCTGCAATGCGCCCGACCCGCGCAAGTCCTGCCCGGCCCACCGGAGGTCGTATTGCCACGTGTAGAACAGCCCTCCCGAGACGCGCAAGTCGCGCTCGTGATCTCGCCAAATGATCTCGCTGATCTGCAGAATCGTCCCTGTACCACCGAGCTCCCGCAGGGCCGCCAAGATCCATCCGCCTAAGTCACCCTTAGTCGCCATTTTGGACGTCCTTTCATGGATCCTGCGCGAGTCGGAAGCGGCTGCATCGTCGCTGCGAACAGGCCC carries:
- a CDS encoding nucleotide pyrophosphohydrolase — its product is MDGTVRDKLASFVAERDWERFHTPENLAKSIAIESGELLECFQWGDAADDARVRDELADVLTYCMLLADRLGVDPNQLILDKLAKTREKYPVEKARGRSTKYDAL